The Metabacillus schmidteae nucleotide sequence GGCCATAAAAACGAAGCCCCTGTCACATTAATCATCATTCCTATTACAAGCAACCAAAGAGAACGTGGCATAAATCCTCCTCCTTTACCGTTTTTTCACGATGAACATACGTGTATATTCCTCAGAGAATTTTAGCCCCTTTTCCCTTGATTTGCAATGAAGAAATGCGCTATTTCCCAATGTTGTAATAATGCGAAAATATAGATTTTTCTCCTACTCTAAAAGTCTGTACATTAAGAGATCATTTACATACTTTCCATCTATAAAAAACTCGTTGATCAGTTTACCTTGCTCAATAAAACCACATTTTTGATAAAAAGAGATTGCCCCGCTATTTGTCTCTAATACACGGAGCGATAGTTTTTTTATGCCCCTTTCTTTGAAAATTTTTTCCGCACTTGAAAGCAAACTCTTTCCTACTCCGCTTCCTTGAAAATGGTGGTCTACAGCAATGTCTATTTCCAATACATGTTGATTTGTATCCAATGGGGTTGGAGAGTGAAAACCTAAATATCCGGCTACTTTTCCATTCACTAACGCTACAAGTTGGCTTCCCTCCGGATTTCTTTGCTTATACTCACTAATTGAATTCCACTTAATAACCGCAGGTGTTGTTGCTGTATTCCAAATTCGATTATCTATCTCTAATAATTGTTCAAAATCACTTTCTCTTGAAAATCTTACTTCAATTGCCATGTGATTACCTCCTGGTACAGTCTATCTATATCATACCACTTCAATTTATTCCTTCTGTATCAACCACTTCTGCGCCATCTCCATCTAATTCTTCTTCCCTCAAAACAAAAAGGGCCAAATCGGCCCTTTTCTATTATTCATTCTCTACTCGTTGTTTCGATTTAATCGGTTGTCCTTTTTTAGCATTCTTTGCTTTTGTTTGAATAACCGGATCATAATCCTGACCTAATTCTAAATCATTGCTGTTGATCCCATTCTTTGTTTTTTGTTCAGGATTATTTTGTTTTGAACGCTTTTTCATCGTTCTGCATCTCCTTTTAAAATCATTTCATTTTGTAATTGCTGAAGCTGCAGTCTCATACGGTAAAGTTGATCTTGTTGTTGATCATTTGCACTAAGTGACAAGTGATTAATATCATTTACTGCATTTTCCAACCCTTGCAGTGCTTTTGTATATTCAGATGCATTATAGTGTTCTTGCTGTGAGCCTGTTTTATATTGCTCACGTGCATATTCAATTGCTTCCGTACAGCGTTGTAAATATTCGTTAACGGATTGTCTTGTTGCCATATGTCTCTCCTCCAAACGATATGAAGTCATAACGCTTCATCAATACTATTGTTAGCAAAACAATAAAAAAAATTGTGTTTAAATAATTGGTAAGTCTTGAACGAACCTGTTTTTCTTTTTGGTGACGTGGTAAAATATTTAGATGGAAATTTTCGCTGATATACAAGGAGGTATCTTACTTGAAACAATCCTCTGTATTTGAATACGCATCAGATAACAAGCGGTATCATACATGGAATTATCATTTACGTAACCATTTCGGACATAAAGTGTTTAAAGTTGCTTTAGATGGAGGTTTTGATTGCCCTAATCGTGATGGCACTGTTGCCCATGGCGGATGTACATTTTGTAGTGCTGCAGGTTCAGGGGACTTTGCTGGTGACCGGGGTGATGATCTTGTTACTCAGTTTGATAAAATCAAACAAAAAATGCATAAAAAATGGAAAGATGGAAAATATATGGCTTACTTTCAAGCCTATACAAACACTCATGCACCCGTAGAAGTGTTAAGAGAAAAATTTGAATCTGTTCTAAATCAGG carries:
- a CDS encoding GNAT family N-acetyltransferase, translating into MAIEVRFSRESDFEQLLEIDNRIWNTATTPAVIKWNSISEYKQRNPEGSQLVALVNGKVAGYLGFHSPTPLDTNQHVLEIDIAVDHHFQGSGVGKSLLSSAEKIFKERGIKKLSLRVLETNSGAISFYQKCGFIEQGKLINEFFIDGKYVNDLLMYRLLE
- a CDS encoding glycogen biosynthesis protein GlgD, producing the protein MKKRSKQNNPEQKTKNGINSNDLELGQDYDPVIQTKAKNAKKGQPIKSKQRVENE
- a CDS encoding YtzC family protein encodes the protein MATRQSVNEYLQRCTEAIEYAREQYKTGSQQEHYNASEYTKALQGLENAVNDINHLSLSANDQQQDQLYRMRLQLQQLQNEMILKGDAER